The region TGCAGCTTCAATGCCAGTCCTCTCTGGGCCGCCTCTGAACTTGAGGGTAGGGGGGCAGTGCCTCTGGCACATGGCCTGCTGGGGGGCCCCTGGGGGATGTGATCTGATCCCTCATGTGGTCCCAGGAGCGAGCGGCCAAATGGCGGACCCCAGATGGCCTGATGGATGGACTGACCACCAATGGAGTCCTGGTGATGCACCCGGCAGGCGGCTTCTCCGAGGACTCAGCCCCGGGTGTCTGGCGGGAGATCTCGGTCTGTGGGAATGTGTACACATTGCGGGACAGCCGCTCAGCCCAGCAGCGGGGCAAGCTGGTAGGTGGCCCGCTCCATTCCCCACCCCTATCCTTGCCAGGCCCTCACAAGCTGCCCATCCCCCTGCCCCAGCCAGGAGATGATCTCCAGTCCTTCTGCCCCAGGGAGCCCCAACAGGCTCCATATCAGGGAATCCCAGGCCCAGGGAGTTCTTAGCATGAGCCACTTGTCccacagacaggcagacagaccaGGGTCCCCAAGCATAGCATGCATACCACTGGAGGTCCAGGGGGTGATGCGATCaaggcacacacagacatactGTGCAGTCCCAGGTGGCTTCAAGGCTGCTGgcagcttaaaaaaaatcacaccttCTTATGAGAGTGACACTTGGCCCATGTGTGAGCAGTTTATAGCCTAAAGGGTTGGCAGTTTGTAGCATGTCTATCACGTTCAGACAGGTTTAGCACTGTTCTCCTCTCCCAGGAGGAAAGGGTCCTTACAGTAGTTCTGACACAGGTGTTAGTGGCAGCTCCTTGTGGTACAGATCAGAGAGCTGAGGTTAGGAGCCGGGAGTGAGTCCTAGAGAGAGGCAGGggctgtccaaggtcacatggccaTGCTCCTCAAACTGGCCATGCACTGCTCTTCTCGGGCATGAGCACATTGGCCAAGGAGATGCAAAACCTCAGAGAAAAGCCTGGCTTTTCTTTCCAGAGCGTCAACTCTGTGGGGAGGTCTGGGGAAGCATTGTTTGTTAAAACAATGCATGTGAATGTTTCACAAGCCTACTCTTCTTGAGCACTATTTGCCACGCACTGTTCTAAGTTTTTAAACTGATTgatccatttttattattattattttttttttatttttttgagatggagtctcactctatcccccaggctggagtgcaatggcacaatcttggctcactgcaacctccgcctcctgggttcaagtgattcgcctgcctcagcctcccacgtagctgggactacaagcatgagccaccacacccgcctaactttttgtatttttagtagagatggggtttcaccatgttggccaggctggtctggaactcctgacctcaggtgatgcgctcgcctcagcctcccaaagtgctgggattacaggcatgagccaccgcgcccggcctgatggattcatttcatcttcacaagaACCACTTGAGATGCCAGAAGGTGCAGTCCATCTtgaggatgaggaaactgagatggaGAGAGGTTAAGTTACTCGACAAGGGACACAGTTAGTCAACGGTGAGGCCAGAATTCAGCCTGGGCAGCCTAGCTCCTGAGTTTTTGCTTTTAACTGTAACTACTGGGGCAGCTGCTTTGGGCTAAGTACCCAGCATTCCCCATTAGCTTTGAGCTAAGTACCCAGCATTCCTCATTAGAGGCCTTTCCTGCCTCTGTCAGGAGGAGGGCACTTCAGAAAACATCTTATTTTAGAAAAACCCTGCCTGGGTCAGACTTCCTGATtagacagatggggaaaccaaggcccatGCCCCGCTGGGAGGGGGGATCAGCATGTGCCTGGGGTGCACCTGCCTGCCCACTTGGCCTCCTAGCCTGCCTTGCTCctctgccctgcctgccctgccagCCAGGGTGTCCTCTCCAGGGAGGCTCCGTGGGATGGACCCGCGGCTCGGCAGGGGCCTCTTGGGCAGTAAGGCCCTTCTACTGCCTCTGGCAGGTGGAAAACGAGTCCAACGTGCTGCAGGACGGCTCTCTCATCGACCTGTGTGGGGCCACACTGCTGTGGCGCACACCGGCGGGGCTGCTGCGGGCTCCCACACTGAAGCAACTGGAGGCCCAGCGGCAGGAGGCAAATGCAGCGCGGCCCCAGTGCCCCGTGGGCCTCAGCACTCTGgccttccccagcccagcccGTGGCCGCACAGCGCCCGACAAACAGCAGCCCTGGGTCTACGTCCGCTGCGGGCACGTCCACGGCTACCACGGCTGGGGCTGCCGGCGGGAGCGGGGCCCCCAGGAGCGCGAATGTCCTCTCTGCCGCCTTGTGGGGCCTTACGTGCCTCTATGGCTTGGCCAGGAGGCCGGCCTCTGCCTGGACCCTGGGCCGCCTAGCCATGCCTTTGCACCTTGTGGCCACGTCTGCTCTGAGAAGACTGCCCGCTACTGGGCCCAGACACCACTGCCCCACGGCACCCACGCTTTCCATGCCGCCTGCCCCTTTTGCGGGGCCTGGCTTACTGGCGAGCATGGCTGCGTCCGCCTCATTTTCCAGGGCCCGCTGGATTAGGCTCCCTGGGGCCCCCTGCTGCTGTGCCCACCTGCCCACCCAGGTCCCCACCTCctgcagcccagagggagctctGCATGTGGGACACTCCCTGCTGGCACAGCCACACCAGATGGACATGTTGGATGGGCTATGCCCTTCCCCCCAACTGTGGCCCCCCAAGGAGGTCCCCAAGATCTCCACCCCAGTCATGCTGATGGGGCCTTCAGCACCAGCTCTGTCCTGGGTCGATGGAGGAAAGCCCAGCCCCATGGCCTTGCCCTTCCTGGGGCATCCCACATCGTGCCGCCGACACTGTGTGCCCCTGGGGGAGTGAAGGGGCCAGGGGCCTTTGACCCCCAGCTTAGGCTGGCTATGCCCTGAGCCTGCCAACCCAGTTTCAGACACTCATCCTTCATCCTTCCTGCTGCCGCCCTGGGTTCCTCTATAAACCTCGCTGCTCAGCTGCCCCCACAAGTCCCACATGCCCCGCATGCGTGCAATGCCTCCAGCCCCCAAGTGAGTGGTGGGTGGGTGGCAGGCTGGGCCTAGCATTTGCTGATAGCCACTATGGGCTCGACTCTGTGCTAAGTGGTATCTGGGGACACAGAGGCAATCAGACCTGGTTCCCCGCCTGGTGGAGTTCACAGTCTAGTGGAGGACAGACTGTTAACAAATGGCAACACGGCTTCATGCGTGCCAGGATCAGAGTACAAATCGGGCTGTGGCAGGCCTCACTGGTAATGGAAAAGTGAGGGAGGCTTCACGGAGGAGGTGTCATAGGAGCTCAGCCTCAACGGCTGCTCAGAACCCTCCGAGTCCACAAGATGGGAAGCGAGTCCACAAGATGGGAAGCGTGCTCTATACAGAAGGGAGGGCCTGTGCACAGGCTCAGGTGTCAGTGAGCCAGAAATCCAGGGACAGAGTCAGGATGGCTGGAGCATGGACTGCGGGGGGAACAGAGAAGGGGTGGAGCAAAAGGTTGGGACCGTGTGACCAGGGAAGATGCTGGATGGAGGATTCTGAACCTCATTTGTGGACGGTCAGGAGTCAacaaagggaggagagaggactcACTGGTCAAGAGTGTCGGCTGTGACACAAGGGCCATCATCCCTGAATGCCCACCATGTGCCCCACACTGtgctgatgatgataataataactacATCCATTGAGCACTCTCCAGACACCGGGCTCtgcttcttggaggttttgttatttaatcctcatagtaaCCCAAGAAGGGAGGTGTTGCCATTTTTGTCTCTGAGGAGATGAGGGCAGATGCACCAAGTCACACAACTAGAAAGTGgccaagccaggatttgaatccacaGCTGCTCCTCTCCATCACAGTGTTGCTTTCCTTCAACAGAGGTGGGGGTGAACCAAGCAGGGTTTTGGATACTAGATTGGTGGACACCCACCTGCTTCGTGCCCAGCCCTGCGCAGGGCCCCTGCAGTGGGCAAGGCCGGGCCTCTCGCAGCCCACGGTCTGCAGAGGGACCTACCCGTGCTTGTGTTGGAAGCTGGCCCCCACACCTGTGCTGGCCACCTGTACCCCAGGCCAGGATGCAGTAGGCTATTAGCCAGGCTGGAAGTGTTCAGAGGAGTGAGAACCAGGGGCCCTAGAAGGCCCAGGGAGGACCTGGAGCCTGAGCCAAGTCTTGAATGGCAGAGCATCTCCAGAGGCAGAGAGGAGTTGGGAGGGCAGCCCAGGTGAGGGGAACAGCATGGTGTGGCAGGGAACATGCCTGGTGTGGAGGGGGGCAGCAAAAAGGAATGGGGGGTAGGGAAGGTTGCTGGGGCCTGGTGGGCCTTGATTGCCATGGAAGCCAAGCCTGAACTGGATTCCTATTCATCCTGGCCACAGGTGGGTGTGTTGCTGGGGTTGCCCCAGACCATTCCTGCAGGGAGCGAGCCAGGAAGACAGGTAGACGGCTGTTCTGGAGATGAAGAGAAGAAGGCTCTGAGTAGAGGCCTGACCTGGGCATCGTCCCCAATAGATGGCAGAGCCTAGGGAAGTACAGATTCCAAGGGGAGGGATGGACCtgaccaaggccacacagctggttgCGGCCAGGGAGATCAGACCTGGGCTATTGAGAAGACAGAGGGCACCCGAATGTGatgagagaaggaggagggtgTGATCAGATTCTTGCTTCCAGAGCATGGCACTGCTGCAGTGGGGGTGAAGGGGAGGGTGGGGATGCTGCAGGAGGTGTGGGAGCATTCCAACTTCTCTCCCCtcaacatacacacaacacacaaagcACTCAAAATCCAACTCTTCCAAGTTCTCTCTGCTGTCCCTGTTGGGAACCAGGCAGGGGAACATTCTGATCCCATTTCCAATGGGGAACCTCAGACCCTAGGAGGAAAGACCAGCAAAGGGCCCCACAGTAGATGCTGGGGAGGACTCAGAGGTATTGGTGGAGGGGGTCAGACAGCCCTGGTCTTGTCCCAGCTCTGCCTTTGCCAGCTgttagagcctcagtttcctcagtgcTAAAGGGGATA is a window of Gorilla gorilla gorilla isolate KB3781 chromosome 9, NHGRI_mGorGor1-v2.1_pri, whole genome shotgun sequence DNA encoding:
- the PELI3 gene encoding E3 ubiquitin-protein ligase pellino homolog 3 isoform X1, whose protein sequence is MVLEGNPEVGSPRTSDLQHRGNKGSCVLSSPGEDAQPGEEPIKYGELIVLGCCEEGGEETEAQRGEVTGPRAHSCYNGCLASGDKGRRRSRLALSRRPHANGVKPDVMHHISTPLISKALSNRGQHSISYTLSRSHSVIVEYTHDSDTDMFQIGRSTENMIDFVVTDTSPGGGAAEGPSAQSTISRYACRILCDRRPPYTARIYAAGFDASSNIFLGERAAKWRTPDGLMDGLTTNGVLVMHPAGGFSEDSAPGVWREISVCGNVYTLRDSRSAQQRGKLVENESNVLQDGSLIDLCGATLLWRTPAGLLRAPTLKQLEAQRQEANAARPQCPVGLSTLAFPSPARGRTAPDKQQPWVYVRCGHVHGYHGWGCRRERGPQERECPLCRLVGPYVPLWLGQEAGLCLDPGPPSHAFAPCGHVCSEKTARYWAQTPLPHGTHAFHAACPFCGAWLTGEHGCVRLIFQGPLD
- the PELI3 gene encoding E3 ubiquitin-protein ligase pellino homolog 3 isoform X2, with the translated sequence MVLEGNPEVGSPRTSDLQHRGNKGSCVLSSPGEDAQPGEEPIKYGELIVLGYNGCLASGDKGRRRSRLALSRRPHANGVKPDVMHHISTPLISKALSNRGQHSISYTLSRSHSVIVEYTHDSDTDMFQIGRSTENMIDFVVTDTSPGGGAAEGPSAQSTISRYACRILCDRRPPYTARIYAAGFDASSNIFLGERAAKWRTPDGLMDGLTTNGVLVMHPAGGFSEDSAPGVWREISVCGNVYTLRDSRSAQQRGKLVENESNVLQDGSLIDLCGATLLWRTPAGLLRAPTLKQLEAQRQEANAARPQCPVGLSTLAFPSPARGRTAPDKQQPWVYVRCGHVHGYHGWGCRRERGPQERECPLCRLVGPYVPLWLGQEAGLCLDPGPPSHAFAPCGHVCSEKTARYWAQTPLPHGTHAFHAACPFCGAWLTGEHGCVRLIFQGPLD